The sequence below is a genomic window from Pyrobaculum sp. 3827-6.
GGCATAAACGCCGCCGTGATAGACCCAGACCACGTCCACAAGTACCTCAAAGACGCCAAGTTGCTTATGTTAAGTCACCACGACTACTTCGGCCTCAACCCTCCGAGTAGCACCTGGGGGGTTATTGTGGGTAAGGAGCCTATGAACGCCATGCTGTTTAGGAGATTTATGGAGCGGCTGGCGCCGCGTATATGGGAGGCTAAGTCAAGCAACGGGCTGAAGGTGGTCGTGGGGGGGCCCGCGGCGTGGCAGTGGCTGTACTATCCAGAACTTGTTGAGAGGTGGGGGGTCGACACTATTTTCGACGGCGAGGGGGAGAAGCTAATCGTAGATCTTGTGAAGAGGGCTTTAGAGGGCAAGCCGTTGCCGAGGTATGTATATGTGGGGGTGGGCGAGGCCCCCGGCATAGATGAGATATCTACAATAAGGTACCCAAGTGTAAACGGCCTAGTTGAGATTGGGAGGGGGTGCCCCCGGGGATGCGCCTTCTGCCCTGTGACGCTTAGGGCGTTGAGGTGGTATCCTCTTGAGAAAATTGAAAAGGAGTTGAAAGTAAATGCAGATGCGGGGGTTGTCGACGGCATTCTCCACTCAGACGAGGTGCCTCTCTACGGCTCTACTAGTGTGGAGCCCAATCCCGAGAAGCTGATAGCTTTACACAAACTGGCTAAGAAATACTACCGGAGGGTTGGGTGGAGCCACTCCACGCTAGTGGCGGTGTACCACGGCGAGAAGAAGATGGGGAAGCTCTTTACTAAGCTCTCAGAGATTATAATTGACGACAATCAGGAGTGGTGGGGGGCGCAGATAGGGCTTGAGACCGGATCTATACGGCTGGCGCGTAGAATAATGCCGGGGAAGGCCGCCCCCTACAAGATTGAGCAGTGGCATGACATAGTTGTCGAGGCGGCCGCAGTTATGCACGAGATTAGGCTGATACCCGCCATCACCCTGATCGTAGGTCTCCCAGATGAGCAACCAGACGACGTGGTTGAGACTATTGAGCTCGTGGAGCGGCTTAGGCCGTACCGCTCGTTAATCGTGCCGTTGTTCTATGTCCCTATGAGCCACGTGAAGAGCGAAAAGACTGGGTGGCTGGACAAGGTTAACCTATATCCAGAACACATAGACCTGCTTAAGGTGGTAGCGAGGCACTCTATATACTGGGCAAAGGATATTGTGAACAAGTTCTACTTCAAGGGGCCGCAGTATGCGCTGGTGCGTCTCTTAGTTAATTACTTTATTAACTACGTCGAGAAGAAACTTGACAAGATTCAAGAAGATGTTGAACGCTATAAGGAGGAGCTTAGGATGGCGAGGGCGAGCTCTAGAAGAGAAGTGTTAACTTTCGCCTCTTAGCAAGACCTCCCTCAGCTTTTCTCTAAGGTCTACCTCTATGCCTAGTCTGGCGAGCCCCGCCACGATCGCCAATTGACACGCCACGCCGCACCCCCCGCAACAGCTTAGTTGCACCTCGTCGCCGCACTCCACAACGCCCGACGTGCAGAGGAGCTCATTTAAATACGCCCACGCTTTTCTCAAGAGCGTTGCCCGGGGAATCCTCTTTTCAAACGCGGCGGAGTTCGCTATGCCGTATATATCTGTGATGTAGAGCACCGACCTAATTCCCAACCTAGAGGTAAGCGAGGTTAGGCACAGCAGATTTCTCCGCTCGGCTAGACCGCCGCAGAGCTCGACAATTTTTTTAAACTCCTCTAGAGCGTAGTCGTCCGCTTCTACGTAGGCTAAGACCCCCCATCTCCAATCCACCAGCGCGGCTCCTCTATGCATGCCTCCGCCTTAGTTGAGCTTTATAAATGGGTTTCTTCTCCAAGGCCATGGAAAATCGGCTGTGTTTCGCATGTACTGAGCAGAGGTACGCAAAACCGACCACCAGGGTTAGGTGCTCTGTGTGTAAGAAAGAGGTTAGTTGGAGGCATGTTGTCTCCCACTACGCCGAGCATGGAAAGAAAAGCGGCAACGACGTCGTCTGCCCCATATGCAACGCTAAGGTGAAGAGCCAGGAGTATAGACGGCATGTTAGAATGCACTTCGCGGTGAAAAGCGCGCCGGGCTATGTGTGCGGCATCTGCGGCAGGGGATTCGTAACTCTGCGGTCGTTGCTCGTACACCTATTGAAAACTCACGAGTAATGGATCTTGTCGCTTTTTTCATCCTAATCTGGCCCCCATACGTGGCGAACGGCTCCGCAGTCTTCTCATCCCGACTCAAGACGCGCCACCCCCTAGACTTTGGGAAAACGCTGTGGGACGGCAGGAGGATTTTTGGAGACGGAAAAACTTTTGAAGGACTCGCCATAGGCGTCACGGCGGGGTCAACCATAGGCTACCTCCCCAACTTGCTCTCTCCCCACATCACCCTCCTGGACGCTTTTGTCCTGTCGACGGCGGCGGTGCTCGGCGACCTCCTAGGCGCGTTCATAAAGCGGAGGCTCTGCATGCCTAGGGGATACCCAGCCTTCCCACTTGACCAGCTAGACTTTCTCTTAACAGCCTTCCTAGTATACAGCCTATACGCAGAGATCCCGCCTATCTACATACTGGCGGCTGTGATAATCACCCCCCTTATACACAGGGCCACTAACTACGCCGCGTACGTCCTTAAGCTGAAGAGGGAGCCGTGGTGACTAGACGTTCACGTATCGCCTCTCTAAGAACGTCCAAAGTTTATTAATTAATTATTTTGCTTCTAGCTATGCATATCGTAATTGGCGACAGAACTACAGTGGCCTTATTTAAGCTAATGGGATTTGAGGGCAGGCCCGTCGAGGAGCCGGCGGAGGCGCTTAACTTCGTAGTGAAAAATCTCGATGTGTATGACGCCATCTTCATAACTTCTAAAATAGCGCGGGTTATTAGGAAGGAGCTAGATGAGATAAGGATGAGAAATCCTCGTAAGCTTGTGGTTGAGGTGCCGAGCGTAGAGGAGGGCATGGAGCGGGAGGTAAATTATCTACAGATCGTGAGGCAGGTTTTGGGCGGATAATTTAAAAGTTGTTAAAAAGATGCCCTTATGTCGCTTTTCGAAGACTTAATACGTTCCAAAATTACGGAACTTGAAGAATTAAAGAAGAACCTAGTTATAGAAATTGAGACTAGGATTAGGAGGGATGCCAATGCCTCTCTTAACAAATTTTCAGAACAGATTACTAATGTAGAAAGTGAAGTTGCTCTAGAACGTGAGCGTATTCTCTACGACGCCGTTGTAAGTTCAAGAAAGAAGTTGGCGGAGACCTATGAACAGCTTCTCAAAGACTTGGTTGAGGCGCTTTATGAGGAGGTAGATAAAATAAGAGGTTCAGAGAGATATGTGAAATTTCTCACTAAACTCGTGGAGGACGCCGTGAGATATATACAGTCTAGCGATGTTGTTATATATGCCTCGCCTAAGGACAGAGGGGTCGTTGAAGTCATCGCGAGGAATCTTGGCCTCACCGGTTTAATAGGCGAGAGGGACATAAAGGGCGGGGTAATAGTCACATCGCGGGAT
It includes:
- a CDS encoding V-type ATP synthase subunit E, yielding MSLFEDLIRSKITELEELKKNLVIEIETRIRRDANASLNKFSEQITNVESEVALERERILYDAVVSSRKKLAETYEQLLKDLVEALYEEVDKIRGSERYVKFLTKLVEDAVRYIQSSDVVIYASPKDRGVVEVIARNLGLTGLIGERDIKGGVIVTSRDGRIAVDYSIESIVNNKLEELKHLLYLETR
- a CDS encoding CDP-2,3-bis-(O-geranylgeranyl)-sn-glycerol synthase — translated: MDLVAFFILIWPPYVANGSAVFSSRLKTRHPLDFGKTLWDGRRIFGDGKTFEGLAIGVTAGSTIGYLPNLLSPHITLLDAFVLSTAAVLGDLLGAFIKRRLCMPRGYPAFPLDQLDFLLTAFLVYSLYAEIPPIYILAAVIITPLIHRATNYAAYVLKLKREPW
- a CDS encoding radical SAM protein → MPLPRFDVVITTDRSMMSNYHRKEFLGFGTTGPVFVELPFGLSERFHTYLFAPKVKTDKWGRPLEAPYGMRKIEAKLLDAGINAAVIDPDHVHKYLKDAKLLMLSHHDYFGLNPPSSTWGVIVGKEPMNAMLFRRFMERLAPRIWEAKSSNGLKVVVGGPAAWQWLYYPELVERWGVDTIFDGEGEKLIVDLVKRALEGKPLPRYVYVGVGEAPGIDEISTIRYPSVNGLVEIGRGCPRGCAFCPVTLRALRWYPLEKIEKELKVNADAGVVDGILHSDEVPLYGSTSVEPNPEKLIALHKLAKKYYRRVGWSHSTLVAVYHGEKKMGKLFTKLSEIIIDDNQEWWGAQIGLETGSIRLARRIMPGKAAPYKIEQWHDIVVEAAAVMHEIRLIPAITLIVGLPDEQPDDVVETIELVERLRPYRSLIVPLFYVPMSHVKSEKTGWLDKVNLYPEHIDLLKVVARHSIYWAKDIVNKFYFKGPQYALVRLLVNYFINYVEKKLDKIQEDVERYKEELRMARASSRREVLTFAS
- a CDS encoding V-type ATP synthase subunit F; translated protein: MHIVIGDRTTVALFKLMGFEGRPVEEPAEALNFVVKNLDVYDAIFITSKIARVIRKELDEIRMRNPRKLVVEVPSVEEGMEREVNYLQIVRQVLGG
- a CDS encoding C2H2-type zinc finger protein — its product is MENRLCFACTEQRYAKPTTRVRCSVCKKEVSWRHVVSHYAEHGKKSGNDVVCPICNAKVKSQEYRRHVRMHFAVKSAPGYVCGICGRGFVTLRSLLVHLLKTHE